The Halobacterium sp. CBA1132 genome has a segment encoding these proteins:
- the sod gene encoding superoxide dismutase, with translation MSDYELPPLPYDYDALEPHISEQVLTWHHDTHHQGYVNGWNSAEETLEANREEGDFSSSAGAIGNVTHNGSGHILHDLFWQSMSPEGGDEPEGDLRARIEEDFGSYEAWEGEFRAAASAAGGWALLVYDSHSEQLRNVVVDKHDKGALWGSHPILALDVWEHSYYYDYGPARGDFVDNFFDVVDWDEPSARYADLVEKFE, from the coding sequence ATGTCTGATTACGAACTGCCGCCGCTTCCGTACGACTACGACGCTCTCGAACCGCACATCAGCGAGCAGGTGCTGACGTGGCATCACGACACGCACCATCAGGGCTACGTCAACGGCTGGAACTCCGCCGAGGAGACCCTGGAAGCCAACCGCGAGGAGGGTGACTTCTCGTCGTCGGCTGGCGCCATCGGGAACGTCACGCACAACGGCTCCGGCCACATCCTCCACGACCTGTTCTGGCAGTCCATGAGCCCCGAGGGCGGCGACGAGCCCGAGGGAGACCTGCGAGCCCGTATCGAGGAGGACTTCGGTTCCTACGAAGCCTGGGAGGGCGAGTTCCGCGCGGCCGCCTCCGCGGCGGGTGGCTGGGCGCTGCTGGTCTACGACAGCCACTCCGAGCAGCTCCGTAACGTCGTCGTCGACAAACACGACAAGGGCGCGCTCTGGGGCTCGCACCCCATCCTCGCGCTCGACGTCTGGGAGCACTCCTACTACTACGACTACGGCCCCGCTCGCGGCGACTTCGTCGACAACTTCTTCGACGTCGTCGACTGGGACGAGCCGTCCGCGCGCTACGCGGACCTCGTCGAGAAGTTCGAGTAA